The Thermostichus vulcanus str. 'Rupite' genome window below encodes:
- a CDS encoding glycosyltransferase family 4 protein has translation MRIAQIAPLHESVPPKFYGGTERVVSWLTEELVRRGHEVTLFASGDSQTQAQLIPFRDQALRLDKNAIDTVAPHILMVEKVFQKADQFDLIHGHIDYYPYALARRHPEVAFVTTLHGRLDIPELQPLYSEFSDIPLVSISNAQRNPLPQARWAGTVYHGLPLDLHPFYPEQGNYLAFLGRVSPEKGLDTAIEIATQAGMPLKASIKIDQVDRQYYESYIYPMIRDNPQVELLGEINEQEKSEFLGKAYAVLFPIRWPEPFGLVMIESMACGTPVIATRFGSVPEVMVHGETGFIVDSVPEAVEAVSKVGSLSRQRVRQVFEERFSVARMVSDYETIYAQLLESRGTTPAQAKMTAA, from the coding sequence ATGCGCATTGCTCAGATCGCCCCTTTGCATGAAAGTGTGCCCCCCAAGTTTTACGGTGGCACTGAGCGAGTGGTCTCCTGGCTAACGGAAGAACTGGTGCGCCGCGGGCACGAGGTAACCTTGTTTGCCAGCGGAGATTCTCAAACGCAAGCGCAGTTGATCCCTTTTCGAGACCAGGCACTGCGACTGGATAAAAATGCCATCGATACGGTGGCTCCCCATATCTTGATGGTGGAAAAGGTGTTTCAAAAGGCAGATCAGTTTGATCTGATCCATGGTCATATCGACTACTACCCCTATGCTTTGGCTCGTCGCCATCCCGAAGTTGCCTTTGTAACCACTCTGCACGGGCGGTTGGATATCCCGGAGTTACAACCCCTCTACAGCGAATTCAGCGACATTCCCCTGGTTTCGATTTCTAATGCCCAGCGCAACCCTTTGCCTCAAGCGCGTTGGGCTGGAACGGTTTACCATGGCTTGCCCTTGGATCTGCATCCCTTTTATCCTGAGCAGGGGAATTACCTAGCCTTTTTAGGACGAGTATCGCCGGAAAAGGGTCTTGATACGGCTATTGAAATTGCCACCCAAGCGGGTATGCCCCTTAAAGCCTCTATCAAAATTGACCAGGTGGATCGTCAATATTACGAGTCCTACATTTACCCCATGATTCGGGATAATCCTCAGGTGGAGCTGTTGGGGGAGATTAACGAGCAGGAGAAAAGTGAGTTTCTGGGCAAGGCCTATGCGGTGCTGTTTCCCATTCGTTGGCCCGAACCCTTTGGCTTGGTGATGATTGAATCTATGGCCTGCGGTACTCCGGTTATTGCCACCCGCTTTGGCTCGGTGCCAGAGGTGATGGTGCATGGGGAAACGGGCTTTATCGTGGATTCGGTACCGGAGGCGGTGGAAGCTGTTTCTAAGGTGGGATCCCTGAGTCGACAAAGGGTACGGCAGGTGTTTGAAGAGCGCTTTAGTGTGGCCCGCATGGTGAGTGACTACGAGACCATCTATGCTCAGTTGCTGGAAAGCCGAGGGACTACCCCAGCCCAAGCCAAGATGACAGCGGCCTGA
- a CDS encoding glutathione S-transferase N-terminal domain-containing protein translates to MLDLYAWPTPNAYKVSIMLEEVGIPYNVIPVNIGKGDQFNPEFLKISPNNKMPAIVDPDGPGGKPYSLFESGAILMYLAEKTGQLMPTEMGSRYRVIQWLMFQMGGIGPMMGQANHFQYYAPEKIPYAIDRYVKETGRLFGVVERVLAESEYLAGDYSIADIASFPWMRGYERQGLNIEDFPQVKRWLAAIEARPAVQKGLQLLAEVRRPPSQTMSDDERQILFGELQYQKR, encoded by the coding sequence ATGCTCGACCTTTACGCTTGGCCCACCCCAAATGCCTACAAGGTCTCGATCATGCTGGAGGAGGTGGGGATCCCTTACAACGTCATTCCCGTCAATATCGGCAAAGGGGATCAGTTCAACCCCGAGTTTCTCAAGATCAGCCCCAACAACAAAATGCCCGCCATTGTGGATCCCGATGGCCCGGGTGGCAAGCCCTATTCGCTCTTTGAGTCGGGCGCAATCTTGATGTATCTGGCAGAGAAAACCGGGCAACTAATGCCCACAGAAATGGGATCCCGCTATCGCGTCATTCAATGGTTAATGTTCCAAATGGGGGGCATAGGGCCGATGATGGGCCAGGCCAACCACTTCCAGTACTACGCTCCGGAAAAGATCCCCTATGCCATCGACCGCTATGTCAAAGAGACCGGGCGCCTGTTTGGGGTCGTGGAGCGAGTGTTGGCAGAGTCGGAATATCTGGCGGGAGATTACTCCATTGCCGATATTGCCAGTTTTCCCTGGATGCGTGGCTACGAACGGCAGGGGCTGAACATCGAGGATTTTCCCCAGGTCAAGCGTTGGTTGGCAGCAATTGAGGCCCGTCCCGCAGTGCAGAAGGGATTGCAACTCTTGGCAGAGGTGCGCCGTCCCCCCAGTCAAACCATGAGTGACGATGAGCGGCAGATTTTATTTGGTGAGCTGCAATACCAAAAACGCTGA
- a CDS encoding acetamidase/formamidase family protein: protein MPTYTLHATPSTVHLGGFSSTLPPALRVQSGDVVQVETYSGFAHYGKAPDRFFTPEFIEICKTLPAERRVGPGPHLLTGPIYVEGAEPGDVLEVRLQAITPRLPIGFNAIRPGWGALPGEFDQPRLRFIDLDLEQGVAEFPPGSGIRVPIQPFFGILGVATDETSRNSVPPGAYGGNIDNRQLQAGSRVFLPVFLPGALFSVGDGHAAQGDGEIDVTAIETSMNGTLQLILRKDLHFQAPMAETPTDFITLGFAEDLDTAFELALKRMIDFLHKFVGIEREEAYVLCSIAVNFHITQVVNSPMKGVHGLLPKGILPQPALL from the coding sequence GTGCCGACCTACACCCTCCATGCCACCCCCAGCACCGTTCATTTGGGCGGGTTTTCTTCAACTCTGCCCCCGGCCTTGCGGGTGCAATCAGGGGATGTGGTGCAGGTGGAAACCTACTCAGGGTTTGCCCACTACGGCAAAGCACCGGATCGCTTTTTCACGCCGGAGTTCATCGAAATCTGTAAAACCCTACCTGCCGAGCGCCGCGTGGGGCCAGGGCCACATCTGTTAACCGGGCCGATCTATGTGGAGGGTGCAGAGCCAGGGGATGTGTTGGAGGTACGATTGCAGGCGATAACCCCGCGTCTACCGATTGGCTTCAATGCGATTCGTCCCGGTTGGGGAGCCCTACCTGGAGAGTTTGATCAACCTCGGCTGCGCTTTATCGATCTGGATCTGGAGCAAGGGGTGGCAGAGTTTCCCCCTGGCAGTGGCATTCGTGTTCCCATTCAACCCTTTTTCGGCATTCTGGGCGTGGCCACCGACGAAACCAGCCGTAACTCCGTACCGCCTGGGGCCTATGGTGGCAACATCGACAATCGCCAGCTGCAGGCGGGATCCCGTGTCTTTTTGCCGGTTTTCCTGCCCGGTGCCCTCTTCTCAGTGGGGGATGGCCACGCTGCTCAGGGGGATGGAGAAATTGATGTGACGGCGATCGAAACCTCCATGAACGGCACCCTGCAGCTGATCCTGCGCAAGGATTTGCATTTCCAGGCACCGATGGCGGAAACCCCTACGGATTTCATCACCCTGGGTTTTGCTGAAGATCTGGATACAGCCTTTGAACTGGCCCTGAAGCGGATGATCGATTTTCTGCACAAGTTTGTTGGCATCGAGCGGGAGGAAGCCTATGTGCTCTGTAGCATTGCCGTGAACTTTCACATCACTCAGGTGGTGAATAGCCCCATGAAGGGGGTACACGGACTGTTGCCCAAGGGAATCCTGCCGCAACCGGCCTTACTTTGA
- the rdgB gene encoding RdgB/HAM1 family non-canonical purine NTP pyrophosphatase: protein MPRPLILASSSPGKLREFNAFFQACASGWELRLKPAELEVEETGATFAENALLKATTVAKALGEWTIADDSGLSVVALKGAPGIHSARYAPTDAARVARLLKEMDGIPHREATFHCAVALVDPQGQVRALVEGVCQGQILTEPRGQGGFGYDPLFWVPELGLTFAEMSPAQKEEMGHRGQALRALKEQLLILGASLG, encoded by the coding sequence ATGCCTCGTCCTCTGATTTTGGCCAGCAGCAGCCCCGGCAAATTGCGGGAGTTCAATGCTTTTTTTCAAGCCTGCGCTTCTGGGTGGGAGTTGCGCCTTAAACCGGCGGAGTTGGAGGTGGAAGAAACGGGAGCCACTTTTGCGGAAAATGCCCTGCTTAAAGCAACAACGGTGGCGAAAGCTCTAGGGGAATGGACCATTGCCGATGACTCAGGTTTATCGGTAGTGGCTCTCAAGGGTGCTCCCGGGATCCATTCTGCTCGTTATGCTCCTACTGATGCTGCCCGGGTTGCACGATTGCTCAAGGAAATGGACGGGATCCCCCACCGCGAAGCTACCTTTCACTGTGCAGTGGCGCTGGTGGATCCGCAGGGGCAGGTACGCGCTTTGGTGGAGGGGGTGTGTCAGGGGCAGATCTTGACCGAGCCACGGGGACAGGGAGGGTTTGGTTACGACCCGCTGTTTTGGGTGCCTGAGTTGGGGTTGACCTTCGCGGAAATGAGCCCGGCCCAAAAAGAGGAAATGGGCCATCGCGGACAAGCCTTACGGGCTTTGAAGGAGCAGTTGCTTATTTTGGGGGCCAGTCTGGGCTAG
- a CDS encoding L-lactate permease: MALLFYSLVALLPIFTVFLLLVVGRRPASQAMPAALGVTSGVALLMWQVPLRQVMASLVQGLVIAAEILYIVFGAILLLNVLRVSGAISVIRQNLLSLSEDRRIQVILIAWLFGSFIEGASGFGTPAVICVPLLVAVGFPALAAVMAALIIQSTPSTFGAVGTPILFGVATGLGGSETVERALADQNVSFAGFLLQVAAQAGILHALIGSFIPLILVLILTRFFGDRCSWSEGLQVWPFALFAGVAFTLPYALTAVLLGPEFPSLIGGLVGLGLVVAVVRRGWLMPEQSWDFAREWPTEWTGSLMPQLRAAPAAMTVVKAWLPYLLLGLLLVVSRLQALPLRGWLQSVRLSWPNLFGTTLTISTQPLYLPATLFLAVVLLTYGLHQMKPAELQGAITEAIPLLGKTTLALGAAVLMARVFINSDVNAAGLPSMPLALAQGMSALAGQTWPLFAPVVGMIGAFVAGSVTVSNMMFSLFQFGVAEEIGASTSWIIALQSVGASAGNVICVSNIVAAAATVELLGREGLLMQRLLVPLLYYLGLAGILGRAGGAFDELGLTGVLTSRSS; encoded by the coding sequence ATGGCTTTACTGTTTTATTCCCTAGTCGCATTGCTACCGATTTTTACTGTGTTTCTGTTGTTGGTGGTGGGGCGTCGTCCTGCCAGCCAAGCCATGCCGGCAGCCTTGGGGGTAACCTCGGGGGTGGCGTTGCTGATGTGGCAAGTGCCCTTGCGGCAGGTGATGGCTTCTTTGGTGCAGGGGCTGGTGATCGCAGCCGAAATTCTCTACATCGTGTTTGGGGCCATTCTGCTGTTGAATGTGTTGCGAGTCTCGGGAGCCATCAGTGTCATTCGGCAAAACCTCCTCAGTCTTTCAGAGGACCGACGGATCCAGGTGATCCTGATCGCCTGGTTGTTTGGCAGTTTTATCGAAGGGGCCTCCGGTTTTGGCACTCCGGCGGTGATTTGTGTGCCCTTGCTGGTGGCAGTGGGGTTCCCGGCTCTGGCGGCGGTGATGGCGGCCCTGATCATCCAAAGCACCCCTTCCACATTTGGGGCAGTGGGAACTCCAATTCTGTTTGGGGTAGCCACAGGATTGGGGGGATCCGAAACCGTTGAACGGGCTTTGGCTGACCAGAATGTCTCTTTTGCGGGGTTTCTGCTGCAGGTGGCGGCCCAAGCTGGGATCCTACACGCCTTGATCGGTAGTTTCATCCCCTTGATTTTGGTGTTGATCCTTACCCGCTTCTTTGGGGACCGGTGCTCCTGGTCAGAAGGATTACAAGTTTGGCCGTTTGCCCTCTTTGCGGGTGTGGCTTTTACGCTGCCCTATGCTCTCACGGCGGTCTTGTTAGGGCCAGAGTTCCCTTCTTTGATCGGGGGATTGGTGGGCTTAGGGCTAGTGGTTGCCGTGGTGCGGCGGGGTTGGTTAATGCCGGAGCAGAGCTGGGATTTTGCCCGCGAATGGCCCACGGAGTGGACGGGATCCCTGATGCCCCAACTACGAGCAGCTCCGGCAGCTATGACCGTGGTGAAAGCGTGGTTGCCCTACCTGTTGCTGGGGCTGTTGCTGGTGGTGTCTCGGCTGCAAGCTCTGCCGCTGCGGGGATGGCTACAAAGTGTGCGACTCAGTTGGCCCAACCTATTTGGCACAACCCTGACTATTTCTACACAACCCCTGTACCTACCGGCAACCTTATTTTTGGCGGTGGTGCTGCTCACCTATGGGTTGCACCAGATGAAACCGGCTGAACTCCAGGGAGCCATCACAGAGGCCATTCCCCTCTTAGGCAAAACCACCCTGGCTTTAGGGGCGGCAGTGCTGATGGCAAGGGTCTTTATCAACTCCGACGTGAATGCGGCGGGACTGCCCAGTATGCCCCTGGCGCTAGCGCAGGGAATGTCAGCGTTGGCGGGTCAAACTTGGCCCCTGTTTGCGCCAGTGGTGGGAATGATCGGCGCTTTTGTGGCCGGTAGTGTCACGGTGAGCAATATGATGTTTTCGCTGTTTCAGTTTGGGGTGGCAGAAGAAATTGGGGCCTCCACCAGCTGGATCATTGCTCTACAGAGCGTCGGGGCTTCGGCAGGAAATGTGATTTGTGTCTCCAACATTGTGGCAGCGGCAGCAACGGTGGAGTTGCTGGGGCGAGAAGGGCTACTGATGCAGCGGTTGTTGGTTCCTTTGCTGTATTACCTAGGATTGGCCGGGATCCTTGGGCGGGCTGGTGGTGCATTTGACGAGCTAGGTCTGACAGGAGTTTTGACCAGCAGATCGAGCTAG
- a CDS encoding CHAD domain-containing protein, translating into MNTVAAEQKILLSPPSTPTLASEAHHLLQRQWQRLQKHVARVIAHHEEAAESLHQIRVALRRVGTWVQVFQGSLKLPKPLQLKRIQKLASALGKQRDLDVLLEILQEPCWRGIPPTQQAELEQLRADLSHRRAKAQDRSRRLLKDPTFLEFQGACEHWLAQPRYTPQAQLPLQDSLPHLLTPLLAQWLLQPGWRIPSLPCKGSETKQLHELRKAGKRLRYQVEFFSNFYGTDVQEWLESLKSLQDQLGRFNDLQVLQAHLDPQSDLKPILQAQQALALQDWPLHQQRNLTPAHQRQLYQMLLTPTLVESIQASEAV; encoded by the coding sequence ATGAACACAGTTGCTGCCGAACAGAAGATCCTGCTCTCGCCCCCATCTACACCTACCCTAGCCTCAGAAGCCCACCACCTTTTGCAGCGGCAGTGGCAACGGTTGCAAAAGCATGTGGCGCGGGTCATTGCCCATCATGAAGAGGCTGCCGAATCCCTCCATCAAATTCGGGTGGCGCTGCGGCGGGTCGGCACCTGGGTGCAGGTTTTTCAGGGATCCCTCAAGCTACCTAAGCCCCTCCAGCTCAAACGGATACAAAAATTAGCCAGCGCCCTCGGCAAACAACGGGATCTGGACGTGCTGCTGGAGATCCTACAAGAACCCTGCTGGAGGGGGATCCCGCCAACCCAACAGGCGGAATTAGAACAGTTGAGGGCGGACTTATCCCATCGGCGGGCCAAAGCCCAAGACCGTTCCCGTCGCCTTTTGAAGGATCCCACTTTTCTGGAATTCCAAGGGGCTTGCGAGCACTGGCTAGCCCAACCCCGCTACACTCCCCAAGCCCAACTGCCTCTACAAGACAGCCTGCCCCATTTGCTCACCCCACTGTTGGCCCAATGGCTCCTCCAACCGGGATGGCGGATCCCCTCGCTTCCCTGCAAGGGATCCGAAACCAAACAGTTGCATGAGTTGCGTAAAGCGGGTAAGCGACTGCGCTATCAGGTGGAGTTTTTCTCCAACTTCTACGGCACTGATGTTCAGGAATGGCTGGAAAGCTTGAAAAGCCTACAGGATCAACTGGGCCGTTTTAACGATTTACAGGTTTTGCAGGCGCACTTGGATCCCCAATCAGATCTGAAACCGATTTTACAGGCCCAACAAGCCCTGGCTCTGCAGGACTGGCCACTGCACCAACAGCGAAACCTCACCCCCGCACACCAGCGGCAGCTTTATCAGATGCTTCTGACTCCCACCTTGGTAGAAAGCATTCAGGCCTCAGAAGCTGTGTAG
- the tmk gene encoding dTMP kinase, whose product MFITLEGGEGAGKTTQQALLAERLQQEGYTCLCTREPGGTPLGKELRALLLHGDPISPLAELLLYAADRAEHVQTRIQPALAAGQVVVCDRFTDSTLAYQGYGRGLDLDLIRQVNQLATGTLQPHLTLWLDLPPQVGLGRARSRQAAGFSEAGALQSTSADRMEQAQLPFHQRLYQGFQELAATEPQRIVRIDAQGSPQEVAQRIWSVVKSRLAEYCAPQNPEGQRRG is encoded by the coding sequence GTGTTCATTACTCTAGAGGGGGGAGAAGGAGCTGGCAAAACCACGCAACAGGCTCTTTTGGCGGAGCGGCTGCAGCAGGAGGGGTACACCTGTCTGTGTACCCGTGAGCCGGGAGGTACACCTCTTGGCAAAGAACTGCGAGCTTTACTGCTGCATGGGGATCCCATCTCACCCCTGGCGGAGTTGCTCTTGTATGCAGCGGATCGAGCGGAGCATGTGCAAACCCGGATTCAGCCGGCTCTGGCGGCGGGGCAGGTGGTGGTTTGTGACCGCTTCACCGACTCGACACTGGCCTATCAGGGTTATGGGCGCGGCCTCGACTTAGATCTGATTCGGCAGGTGAACCAATTGGCTACCGGCACCTTGCAGCCTCACCTCACTCTCTGGCTGGATTTGCCGCCGCAGGTGGGGTTGGGGCGGGCCCGTTCCCGACAAGCTGCTGGATTCAGCGAGGCAGGAGCCCTCCAGTCCACTTCTGCCGACCGCATGGAACAAGCACAACTGCCTTTCCACCAACGGCTATACCAGGGTTTTCAGGAGCTGGCTGCCACAGAACCCCAGCGGATTGTGCGCATCGATGCCCAGGGATCCCCGCAAGAGGTGGCCCAGCGCATTTGGTCGGTGGTCAAGAGCCGTTTGGCTGAGTATTGTGCTCCGCAGAACCCGGAGGGTCAACGGAGGGGTTGA
- a CDS encoding TatA/E family twin arginine-targeting protein translocase has translation MNFFGVGLPEMLVIFTVALLVFGPRKLPEIGRTLAKTLRSLQDASKEFETQLNKEARELEKATRTPTTVAATSPKASKAAAKAQPKTESVATADSPTESVTEPESTPEPVAAAPEAENPQTADAA, from the coding sequence ATGAATTTTTTTGGTGTCGGACTGCCGGAAATGTTGGTCATCTTTACGGTGGCTCTCTTGGTCTTTGGGCCGCGCAAACTGCCTGAAATCGGGCGTACACTGGCCAAAACCCTGCGCAGCTTGCAGGATGCCTCCAAAGAGTTTGAGACACAACTGAACAAAGAGGCACGAGAACTGGAAAAAGCGACTCGCACCCCAACAACCGTTGCCGCCACCTCTCCCAAGGCATCCAAAGCGGCAGCCAAGGCTCAGCCCAAAACCGAGTCGGTAGCTACAGCAGACAGTCCCACAGAATCGGTGACAGAGCCGGAATCCACCCCCGAACCGGTGGCCGCTGCACCCGAAGCCGAAAACCCTCAAACCGCAGACGCTGCCTAA
- a CDS encoding PD-(D/E)XK nuclease family protein, with amino-acid sequence MAKLPFSERARLEPRSLTLEEVTLSASSLTLLEHCPRLFRYVYLERLIWPSADVFEHEREQQQGRQFHRLVELYSQGREVESRLPSLDEEVQQWWQVFLASPHAHPQGRVFAELPLWQRIEGFKLIARLDRLVITPGSLHIVDWKTERHRPLDRHLPKSWQVRLYPLLLCGVAEQLPLESPFHPEQVQLTLWYAQHPQQPFHLHYSTTAYEQGLADLKATLTHLRQLEAQDFPLTPYTERCSSCLFRSRCYGLLPEGIPPEEIRDWVWPSEVQISPEDPPMD; translated from the coding sequence GTGGCCAAACTGCCTTTCTCTGAACGAGCCAGATTGGAACCTCGAAGCTTAACTCTAGAGGAAGTCACCCTTTCTGCGTCTTCTTTGACTTTGCTTGAACACTGCCCACGCCTGTTTCGGTATGTCTACCTGGAGCGATTGATTTGGCCTTCTGCTGATGTTTTTGAGCACGAACGGGAGCAGCAACAGGGGCGGCAGTTTCATCGTTTGGTGGAGTTGTATAGCCAGGGACGAGAGGTGGAGTCGCGTTTGCCCAGCTTGGATGAGGAGGTACAGCAGTGGTGGCAAGTGTTTCTGGCCAGTCCCCATGCCCATCCGCAGGGACGGGTATTTGCCGAGTTGCCCCTGTGGCAACGGATAGAGGGGTTTAAGCTGATCGCCCGTTTGGATCGGCTGGTGATTACCCCCGGATCCCTGCACATTGTCGATTGGAAAACTGAGCGCCATCGCCCTCTCGATAGACATCTACCCAAAAGCTGGCAGGTGCGACTTTATCCCTTGTTGCTTTGTGGGGTGGCCGAGCAACTGCCCTTAGAGAGTCCTTTCCACCCTGAGCAGGTACAGCTCACCCTCTGGTATGCCCAGCATCCGCAGCAACCCTTCCACTTGCACTACAGCACTACCGCCTATGAGCAAGGTCTGGCTGATCTGAAAGCTACCCTGACCCATCTGCGACAACTAGAAGCGCAAGACTTTCCCTTGACACCCTACACCGAACGCTGTAGCAGTTGTCTGTTTCGCTCCCGCTGCTATGGGCTTTTGCCGGAAGGGATCCCGCCAGAAGAAATTCGGGATTGGGTTTGGCCGTCAGAGGTTCAGATCTCCCCTGAGGATCCCCCCATGGATTGA
- a CDS encoding chlorophyll a/b-binding protein: MENQEAKFGFTAFAEKWNGRLAMLGFVIGVATELLTGQGILSQIGLL; encoded by the coding sequence ATGGAAAACCAAGAAGCTAAGTTTGGCTTTACCGCCTTCGCCGAAAAGTGGAACGGTCGTTTGGCGATGCTGGGCTTTGTGATCGGCGTAGCTACTGAATTGCTGACTGGCCAAGGGATCCTCTCCCAAATCGGCTTGCTATGA
- a CDS encoding metallophosphoesterase family protein, translated as MGIRLLLGSDYHGSPKLIQQALAHLPQVDAYINCGDFCSKAGKPSRKATQGFHPAARAEVEHLQSFLKAVDRLKKPWLFLPGNHDPTASVLMPLAGMCGRAITESCCFEWIGLRVLAVPWTPPCGWGWQLTSSHLQELLTLFERPPYPIDLLITHAPPRGLLDEAGKWYHRRMPTLRPLLDQLQPRYYLCGHMHWDGGKVERCGPTLVVNAALHNMVLEIH; from the coding sequence ATGGGGATCAGACTTCTTCTTGGATCCGACTACCACGGCAGCCCCAAGCTGATTCAGCAGGCGCTGGCCCATTTGCCCCAGGTCGATGCTTACATTAACTGTGGCGATTTTTGCTCGAAAGCTGGAAAACCCTCTCGTAAAGCAACTCAGGGGTTCCATCCAGCCGCCCGAGCGGAAGTTGAGCACCTACAATCCTTTCTAAAGGCTGTGGATCGGCTCAAGAAGCCCTGGCTTTTCCTGCCGGGCAACCATGACCCGACTGCTTCCGTTCTGATGCCTTTGGCCGGAATGTGTGGGCGAGCCATCACGGAGTCCTGCTGTTTTGAATGGATAGGGTTACGGGTTTTGGCTGTACCCTGGACTCCTCCCTGTGGCTGGGGCTGGCAACTCACCTCTAGCCATTTACAAGAGCTGCTAACTCTTTTTGAGCGACCCCCCTACCCGATTGACCTGCTGATTACCCATGCTCCGCCCCGGGGACTTTTGGATGAAGCGGGTAAGTGGTACCACCGCCGTATGCCAACGCTGCGTCCACTCTTAGATCAACTCCAACCTCGCTACTACCTGTGCGGACACATGCATTGGGATGGCGGTAAAGTTGAGCGCTGTGGCCCTACCCTTGTGGTCAATGCCGCCTTACACAATATGGTGCTCGAGATCCATTGA
- a CDS encoding polyamine ABC transporter substrate-binding protein — translation MKKWIASVTTLLCCLLTLGTFWPKTTSAQQQTLNLYIWSEYIDPDIITAFEAETNSRVVVSLYESNEDMVAKLQGGGVSQYDIVVPTDYIVPNMLELGLLQPLNKDLIPNFSNLGEKFVSLPFDPENTYTAAYQWGTTGIGYRRDRLPEDFERSWGLIFDPEQQVGPFVMIDDMRSMIGAAAIYLGFDMNTTVPSELRQIQQLLIETKRRSAGLIGGVGGKNQLVSGTANVAIVYSGDALQAAEETPEIGYFVPQEGANIWLDTLAIPARAPNPELANRFINFILEPEIGAQLSNYNRFATPNAAALPMIEPEDLENPAIYPDEEILAKLTYSSVLSGEEMRLIDALWTTVKSS, via the coding sequence ATGAAAAAGTGGATTGCCTCGGTTACGACGCTGCTCTGCTGCCTGCTCACCTTGGGAACCTTTTGGCCCAAGACCACCTCAGCCCAGCAACAAACCCTCAACCTTTATATCTGGTCAGAATACATCGACCCGGACATCATCACCGCCTTCGAAGCGGAAACCAACAGCCGTGTGGTGGTCAGCCTGTACGAATCCAACGAAGATATGGTGGCCAAGTTGCAGGGGGGCGGTGTAAGTCAGTACGACATTGTGGTGCCAACCGACTACATCGTGCCCAACATGCTGGAACTGGGCCTGTTGCAACCCCTCAACAAAGACCTCATCCCCAACTTCAGCAACCTCGGCGAAAAATTTGTTAGCTTGCCCTTCGATCCTGAGAATACTTACACCGCTGCCTACCAATGGGGCACCACAGGGATTGGCTATCGCCGGGATCGCCTACCGGAAGATTTTGAGCGCTCTTGGGGACTTATCTTTGATCCTGAGCAACAGGTCGGCCCCTTCGTGATGATCGACGACATGCGCTCCATGATTGGGGCCGCTGCAATCTATCTGGGCTTCGACATGAACACTACAGTTCCCTCGGAACTTCGGCAAATCCAGCAGTTGCTCATCGAGACCAAGCGCCGCAGTGCCGGCTTAATTGGGGGCGTAGGGGGCAAAAATCAACTGGTATCGGGTACCGCCAATGTGGCCATCGTCTACAGCGGCGATGCCCTACAGGCAGCAGAAGAAACTCCCGAAATTGGCTACTTTGTACCGCAGGAAGGGGCCAACATTTGGCTTGATACCTTGGCGATTCCGGCACGGGCTCCGAACCCTGAGCTGGCCAACCGCTTTATCAACTTCATTTTGGAGCCTGAAATCGGTGCTCAACTGAGCAACTACAACCGCTTTGCCACCCCCAATGCCGCCGCGTTACCGATGATCGAGCCGGAAGATCTGGAAAACCCCGCCATTTACCCAGACGAAGAGATTCTGGCTAAGCTTACCTATTCCAGCGTGCTCTCTGGGGAAGAAATGCGTCTGATCGATGCCCTCTGGACGACGGTAAAAAGCAGCTAA